From Bradyrhizobium sp. 4:
CATATTCACTGGCAAGCAGACTATCGACGGCGATACGGCGCAGGTGGGACCTGGCATTGCAAAGAGGCTCGGGGTCCAGCAGCTTACGTATGTTTCAACAATCAAAGCGTTGGACTTCAAAGAACGCACGATCGATGCGGAACGGCGCTGCGAAGGAGGAGTCCAGGTGCTGCGTTCCAAGCTTCCTTGTCTCATCAGCATGTTAGAGGCAAGCAATCAAATTCGCCGCGGTGCAATGATCGACGCCCTGCGTGCGGCCCGTGCCTCCGTCGTAAAATGGAGCGCTCAAACTGCCGGCGTGGATGACATGGCCAAATGCGGTCTGAGGGGGTCGCCGACAGTCGTCAAGCGTGTCTTCGCGCCCTCCGCACGAGCGGAGAAGGCGACGTGGGTGGAAGCGGCCGAGCAGCCGGCGCAAGCGTTGATCGACGCCATGTTCAAGCGCAACCCTACGCTCGAGACGGAGCTCGCACAGCTTGCGCGCGGTACCTCATCCGCCCAAACTAACGGTGCGTGAAGTCGCCGCTGATCGAGCGGAGCCAGCGACGGCCCGGGTCGTGGTCATGCATTGGCCCGACGCTCGGTGCACCAGGCACGATTCAAGCTTTTCGACCGCTAGCTGAGAATTGGCGAGCTGCGATACACCTTCTTCCTATGCAATGTCGAGCCGTATCGGGACGAGCCGTCGCTGATGCTGAGTCGGAATGGCTGAGCACTAACGCAACGCTCGATGCGTTGTGTGGTCGAGCGGCGCGACTCGCACTTTTCGGTTAGGTGAAAAACGAGCAGAGCTCGCGCGAGGGAGATACATCCCTCGCGCGAGCTCCACGTGCGCTGCCATGCAAACTTAACGGGCACGTCTTGAGGCTGCATGAATTCCGCAGTGGCCCGCGGCCCGCCGAGTGGCACGCGGACTACCGAGATCACCGCAAGGACCGCCACGCACCCCGCTCAGTTCAGTCTTGGACGTGAAGGTCCCCCGTGGGCGCGCTGCTAACGTGTGGTAAATTGCGCGCTTACGGCCCCGTTAGACCCCTCGGGTCGCGACAGCTTCGCAACTCTGTTGGTGTTTCCTGGATAAATCCTGAGCGCGGCGATAATGCCGAGCAAAGCTGCAAACATCAACCAGAAACCCGGCGAAGCCTTGTCGTCGGTCCGATCGATCAGCCAAGTCGATGCCAGCGGCGTAAAGGTACCAAAGAGAGCTGCGGCGAGTGCGAAGGCTAAAGAAAAGCAGGTTGTGCGAACGTGCTTCGGCACGATTTCGACCAAAGCGCCCAACATGGCGCCGCTGTAGGTGCCAAAATAGAACGAGAACATCATCTCCACTACCACCATCTTGCCAAAGCTTGGGTCGGTCACAAGCCAAGACAACGCCGGATATAC
This genomic window contains:
- a CDS encoding electron transfer flavoprotein subunit beta/FixA family protein, coding for MHSIVCIKQVPDSAQIRVHPVTNTIMRQGVPTIINPYDLFALEAALELRDKFGGEITVLTMGPPSAEESLRKALTFGADRAVLLTDRSFAGSDTLATSYALACAIRNIGKEYGPPDVIFTGKQTIDGDTAQVGPGIAKRLGVQQLTYVSTIKALDFKERTIDAERRCEGGVQVLRSKLPCLISMLEASNQIRRGAMIDALRAARASVVKWSAQTAGVDDMAKCGLRGSPTVVKRVFAPSARAEKATWVEAAEQPAQALIDAMFKRNPTLETELAQLARGTSSAQTNGA